The Coffea arabica cultivar ET-39 chromosome 2c, Coffea Arabica ET-39 HiFi, whole genome shotgun sequence genome includes the window CTCATTATCACTTAACAAATgagatacacacacacatatatacacacacatacacacacacaaagaTAATCAAGCACATGCGTGCcattaggaaaaaaaaacaattagtTAGGCTAGCTATGATGACTATTAACAGAAGATATACTCACTTAACAAATGAGTACAggatacatacatatataaacACACAGATACACACGCATATGTACACACACAcgcatatatatgtatatgtgtgtgtgtgtgatgtcacacacacatatattatatatgcatatatagataggtatacatatatgtatatgtgtgtatatgtacatacatacatacatacatatataagtgtacaaatacacacatacatatataaatacatgtgtgtgtatatataaacacacatacacatatatacacacacaaagATAATCAAGTACATGCATATCACTAGATAAAAGTCAATTAGTTAGGCTAGCTATGATGAGTATCAATATGAGATATAATATTATCTACTAGCATTATCTGATGAACTCTATGTCTTTATGCTTAAAAATCCGAATACTTACGCTTGCATGCAACCTATGAGATTACCTTAGACAGGTGAATTCCAAATCCATGCATACAGGTATGATTAAGGTTACAATTCAAATCACTATCAGATTAATCAGTGCTGATTTTATTGAAAATCTTGGATTCCTTTTACCATTGAAATGTCGAGATCCAAAGTAAAAGTAATCCATCATGAATTTGTAATTAGAAGACTATTATTAGAAAAGATGCTAAACAAATTAGAATGCTTCTAGGTCTGTCTACCGCAcgttgaagttttttttttttgggtgatctGCCCAAAGTGAACTATTGCATGTACGGCTGTGTTGAGGGCACCGGCACAAATTATTGGATGATAAATGGCGCACGTGCATATATGTAGGAATCATCACAAATTAGGTGCcaagtttttgactttttttgaggGTACTGTCTTATTTGACATTTTTGGGTTGGAGGGTTCAATAGATGTGCCTTTTTATTCTTCGAATGTTTACTTAATTTATATCTTAATAAAGTAATTAAGCtactttaaaagaaaaagattgctTACGCCTTTAACTTTTGTGTAGAAGAGGTAGCCATTTTAACgacttttttagttttttataatggaaattgttttcttctttttgacgTTATTAAATGCATTCGGTGTACATGTCGCTGACGTTATTAAATGCAGTGGGTGTACATGTGGCTGACTTGAgcatttcttttaaatcacgacctttttattttttgaacttacACTTACCAAACGgtgtggtttgtttggattgcttcatatttctccaattttatttgcttacatcatctttacaatttccaatacacctttttatcttcccaatatctttttatctcacatacatcacatcacaaaaagtgctacagtaaaaatatcccaaataattccaaataacttacaatccaaacaggttAACAGCATGTCTATTAAATGGGTGAATGGGCATATATATCTTTCTTGACCTAGGAAACAATGCCAATACATATCAATTTGGAACAATAAAATGGGCATTTGTTATGATCTCATAACACTCTACATGGATtatccaaattttttttgagtaaatcttatgTATACttacagtgtatacactatcacggttgGATATACGACACATATATAATATTTGAGTTTCAAAATTAAATTCGAATTATGTGTCATACATCTAATGGTaaaagtgtatacactgtcagtgtatagaaaattaatccaaatttttttagaGGTCAAAATACATCATCGAATCAGCTGAAGGGTGACGGTTCAAACTTCAAAGTATTCTCTTCTAAATCCATACAAGAATGATGTAAAGCTAATTCTATGCGTTCTTTTGCATGGTTCAAAATTAGTGTTTGTGAGCTGTGTATTTGTTTCTCCAAGTAACTACAAGACTTcgtctgttttcttttctttttttttttctttttcttcttttggttaaATGAATAACAGTAAGGAAAGAGTGGGACAATGAACCCCTTCCTACCACCATGATAGCTCTTAAGGCTCTATATATAGGTGGTCATTGAGCTTAATCGTTGAGTACAAAAGATACTCTATGGAATAAGCCGACGATATTAATTTTTATGATGCATATGATCAATCATTGATGAAGTCATGAAGTGGTTGTATAAATGTGGATGCCTTTTTGGTCGAACTGTGACCACCAATAATGAAGTCATGACTCAAACTTAGCCTttctaaaatatatattttgattttttttaatgataggATTTAAGAAGCAAGGAGGATAGAGAAATATAAATTCaagatttttaatttttgagatCTCAACTTTAATCATTAGATCAAAATCTTTTTGGCAacaaatcaaaaatattttttttggttgacaAGGGAACCTGCAATTGCTACTCGAGAGAGAGTGCGTACTAGATGAACCTCACCCAGTGCAATAGCCTACCAACCACAAGAAAGGATAAGTTTTTGGCAACGAATCCAAAATAtctaaacattttttttcctgATTGACAAGAGAATCAATGTTTTTAAACCTGGACTGGAGAGTGAATCGAAAAACCTTCTGGTTCACGATTCGACCGGTTCAACCGGTTCAaatgtttaataattttttattcattttagtattaaaaattttgaataaaactaaaatatttattgtaaaaaataaatacttaataaaAATCGGTTGAACCTCCCGGTTTTTACTGGTTTTGACCGGTTCAACCTGTTATTGATCGGTTCAATTAATTCTTTGGGTTTTTAGTTGAACCGTGAACCGACCATGCCTCCAGtccgatttttaaaacattgaagGGAATCTACAACCGCTACTCGAGAATGTGCACTGGGTAAAGTCCGTCCAATGTAATAGCCCATCAATCACACGGAAGGATAAGATGCACTAGGCAAACCCTGTGCGACGGGCAAATGTGCAATGAATCCAAAATATCtaaacatgttttttttttagttgacAAGGGAACCTGTAGCCGCTATTCAAGAGTGCGTACTGGATAAACTCCATGTAGTGTAATAGCCCACCAATCACACGGAAGGATAAGATACATTAGGCAACCCCTATGCGATGGGTGAATATTCCAGACGAGATTCGAACTTGGGTTGAGAGAAAGGCATGACGCCAACTCTACTATCTTGGAATATCTAAACATGTTGTTACTACGCCACATGGTATAAGAATCAATAATATTTTGAGATCCAtcttgaaataaattattcccATCGTTTTTAATATATACACATTTATTCAATTCAAGTATCTACTACTTCTATATATCTTTCAATAAATGCATAAACTACCATGGATGTATAATTCTTATACATCAACAGGTCGAATAGAATCACGGTGCATAATTCAGTCAGAACATCTATCTCTTTTGCTTGGTCCTTGATCCTCTCTGTGCATGGCTACTCAGCAAAACACATACACGATCCACGCGTCTGGCCTAGACCCTTGGATTTGCAAAGCAAACATTTTTTAACCATTTCTTACCACAAAAAAGTGTTAGTATCTAATTGATCAGTCTGCCTTATAGCGCACACATGTACCCAAGTACACATCAAATAGATGTGGGAACAGGGCATCTAATTTTGTCAATGCGAATTGGAATTGACCCGAATAATTGTACCGGGTAATGATCTTTAGCATGCGGACATGTTATAAATAGCATAACGTATTTCAACATTAAAATTGAGCAAAATTTTTTCTGGCATGTGGATCATTAGAAAAGTTTCTTTTGGGGCTTATATCTATTTCATTTGGCACAACGAGATGCTCATATCTTCCAGCACAAATAAAAAACCCACAAGCATGTATTTGAGCAAATCATGTTGTCAGAAGAAGATTAGCACACTCCACTTTTGGTCATGTTCAGGTCAAGTACAGAGATACTCTTGAAGCTTGGGACATACATTCAGTAtggttttgtaattttttgtggAAATAGTTCTCTGTATAAGCAATTAAATCGAACATTATGTACTTTTTGGCCAGTTGCTTAGTTTGGTAGATTCTTATCTCTCCTATTCTTTAGTTGTTCTGGATATTAAGTATTAGATACAAGCACCTAATTTGTAatattttcctcctttttaaAGCAGCTGACCTTTTCccaaaaaatatcaaaatttattttagattcaaaaaatagataaaaagCACAGTTTTGAAAACGATGCGTACATTCAAGtctcaaaattcattcattcgaATAGAAACTGGTCTCCTTGCCTAATGATCACTAATTGTCACACTACAGAAAATGTCACCATAAACTTATTtaaggaaaaatcgttcaacTCACATTTtgctaaataaattttttcaccattcacttttaaaatgttaactttatgtcccttacaaatttaGGTTAGCAAAATTTGATCCCAATTTAATTTTTCGACCACTTGTTAGTTTGAAATCAGCACATGATGCACATGGAATCATTTTTTAAGTATAGAAAAGTCAAATTCCACAAAATGAATATGGATTGGATCAAACCtcctttatttgaaaaaaaaaatgaatatagtttAGACTAGATCCTATTTtttaggagcaaaaatgaatatGGATCAGATCATTTGTTTAACTACAAATAGGATTTAACTTTTTTGCTCATAAAGAAATATTCATATGTGTGTTACGTGATGGATTCGAGATAAAAAGTAATCAAAAAAATTAAGTTGGGATTAAGTTTTGCCATCTTGattttgtaagggacgtaaagttactattttaaaagtaaaagactaaaaaatttatttgatgaaatgTGAAAGATATTTTGAACAATTATTCGAATTATTTGAGAATATCATAATAAGATAGTCCCTTCATCCCATTGTAAGTGTCATGCTTTCATTTTAGATTGTCCCAAAATGTTTGTTGTCGTATTGAAATTAAAGCTACATTTGGTCTCTTTTTCCACTGTTATCCCCACCCTTTTCTATATATCATactgaattcaaatttgaaatttgaattttcaagagtaactttggaaataaaTCCATTAACATCACCATTAAGTCACTATTTTCAAAAGGTTAGAATCTCGAAATACAATAAATAATTTGGGACGTAGGAGTACAAGTAAAAGGTCAATGCTACACGCTTGTATTCAATTCGGTCCGTGAAGTACGAAATGTAATGAAAGGGAATGTTCTCAACAGCTTCGAGTTTTTCTAATTAACTATCAGCAAGcctataaataaatttgttcagAAAATTAAAAGAGTGCTTTTTTAAAGCTAACATTTGTTGTCAAAAAAAACTCCCAAATGCTGTCTGATACATTCAATTTCTTAATCCATATATGTGTTAGCTTGAAAAAAAAgacagaaggaaaaaaaattctggacGACAATAACTTTTAACTGAAAAAAAGTCCAATACTTATTTGAAACTGTTTCGAGCAAGCCCAACTTGTAGGTTGCCACAAAGTGTTAAACTGGTTGAGTAATTATAAAATGAGATTGTGAGTTGAGATTACCACAtttaaatttttggattaatttttttataccgTGTCTTcgtaaaaattttattatactAGTAGGAGTAAATGCATGTCATTTAATCtacaattaaatttaaaatttaacttttatacATATGACATGTATCTATACTTATTATTAGAATAAAAAATCTACACACTACTAGTGAATAAAAGATCATCTCATCTCAAGTGTGTTGATCAGTAACAAAGCATAAGATACTGTACGTCACATGTAGTAAAATTCGGAAAGTGTATAGCAGTATATGCTTTAGTCTAGAGGTGAGTTTCTCTCTGTGGCTCTAAACTCTCTTTCAATGCATAGAAAATTGATCCTAGATGTTTAAACCGTTGAAATGATTTAGGTACAAATCTTAAAAACCAGATACCTGAAAAGTTAAAGAGTAGGCATTAGCAACTCTAATGATACGTTCAATTCTTTAATCCATATATTTATCGTCTGGTAGTATAATTAAGAATAAACTTAAAGTACAATTCCCTCTTAAACCATCAATTGGACCGCAGGGTATATATGCAAAGAATGTGATAAATGCCGCTCCATTCTTCACTTTCAGCGCTCCACTGAAGGAAGCTCAAGAACGGAGCGCAGAAGGCTTCTTTTGAAGCGCTGATATCAATCTCCAGACTTCCATCACTTCTGCAAGCGGTACAGAAGCTCAATCATTGCCCTGCTCCAACCTACTAATCTATATAAGATGCCAAAAACCCCTTACCACCTTTCCACAAGAAGAAGCCCACAGCTGCAGTTGTTGAGTGAGAAAGATCCAGTGAGTTCATCCCCCCTTCTATAACTTCTcgtcgttcatttcaataaggTCTATACTGGAACTACCACATTTCTATCATAAGTTTGATTTGATCTCTCAAGAAAAAtctcttcatcattttcatagTAATGGAGCccgtttatttattttttatccagGTGCAGAAAGTTGCAAGCAGATTTATTTGAGGTGATGGATAATTCAGCTACTTCATGGTTCTCTGATCTGgtaagaattaattctccaCTTGATAATTACTAGGACCTTGCATCGTAAATAACATGAAGCTTGAAAGTTAAGATGATCTATCTAATTTCATGAACCATTGATTAACCTCTGTTGCCTCTATGATTTTTGTATTTCACGTATAGATATTGGCAGTAGGCACATGCCACAAGATGATTAAACTGtatatgcattttctttacgaTGAATTTGATTCTCTTATATCACACGTACTTGTATCTCTATATTATATCTTATTTTCTTCTTCGCTCATATTTTGAATAACTCAAGTGTCTATATTTTGGCACTTTTTCTATATACATTTGCCAGAACTTTTGCTGgacattattttttctttctcccaTTGGCTTGTCTATATATTTTTAGTGATTTTCTTTTCTGTAAAGCCGAAATAATGAGGAAATGACTGTACCTGGAGGATGAAAACCACCGACATGGGATGGATGTTATACGAAGCCAATACCCCAAAAAGCTCTCTTGTTTGTTTCTTTATAGCATGTGCCAAAATCCTACCTACTCAAAGGCAAATCTTGATCTGGCTATTCCTAATTATACTTACAAACTTAGTTATAAATGTGTGAAATACATCTACTATCATGAAGCTTGCCACCTTGGATTTATCAGAGACTTCTAAGACAGATGACACCAATTCTTTCCAAAGCATGAATTGGTGACATTCTTTTGCTTTATTAACAGGGAATGGAGGATCCATTTCTGAGTGATCAATGCGACATTATGGACTTCTTTGATGAAGACATCTGTGCTGCACTTGGAAACGACTTTCAGGGTTCTCTGCCTTCAGAAAGCAACTCCCCCTCATGCATTTCCCACCTGATTCCAAGAAGCAGTTCCACTACGGCTTTATGTAATGCATCATCTTCAGCTGTGGAAGTTCCTCAGCCAGCTGCCAACTTGTGTGCATCTTCAGCCATTGAAATTCCTCCAGCTGAAGTTGAAAGACCAGCCAGACAGCTCAAGCGCAACCGCTCCATTCCGGTAATCCTCGCTTTTGGCAACCCTAGTCCTACAGAAACAGTGAATCCTCGACAAGTTAGTCTAGGAGGCTTGAACCCTGAGGATGATGCGGTTTCTGAGGTTTTGACATCCCGTGTTTCGTTTCCAAATCTTGAGGAGGCTACTAAAAGTGCCCCGGCACCTAAGAAAGGTCGTACCAGGCCAGCATCACAAACATATGACCATATTATAGCTGAAAGAAAGCGAAGGGAGCAGCTCAGCCAACGATTTGTGGCTCTTTCAGCCATCGTTCCCGGCCTCAAGAAGGTCTGGATGTATTTTCTTATTCTGATTTTTCTGAGCATTATCTTTTACTTTTTGGGTAAATTACTAATAGCCGCCTAtagtttcatttattattaCATAACACCCCTATTGTTTTACAATATCCAACGCTATGGTTTcatgtaaaataaaaatttaacaaaaactAGTCTATGTAATGTCGTTTGTTGAAATACCAGTGGTactcttacttaaacactatATCAAATAAGGACTTAACCACTTCGTATAAAAGTACAGGAGAATAAAGTGAATATTTATGCAAACTGTAGAGGATTAAGTGGATATTATGATTTCATCATACGCAATTTTTGGGCACGTGTTGTCTAATTGTTATAATTAATTATGCATTTTATCCATTTTTTACTTTATATAAAATCACAAAGGGATTATGTGactatt containing:
- the LOC113724610 gene encoding transcription factor bHLH18-like; protein product: MEDPFLSDQCDIMDFFDEDICAALGNDFQGSLPSESNSPSCISHLIPRSSSTTALCNASSSAVEVPQPAANLCASSAIEIPPAEVERPARQLKRNRSIPVILAFGNPSPTETVNPRQVSLGGLNPEDDAVSEVLTSRVSFPNLEEATKSAPAPKKGRTRPASQTYDHIIAERKRREQLSQRFVALSAIVPGLKKMDKTSVLGDAITYLKHLKERVKTLEEQATKQKMQSVVLVKKSQLVVEDEGSSDEQRPLPEIEAKLCDKKVLLRVHCENHRGVLVKVLSEIEKLNLAVSNTSVAPFGSLALDITIIAEMDKEFSLTMKELVQGLRSALQRAARDS